A window from Hymenobacter volaticus encodes these proteins:
- a CDS encoding ChaN family lipoprotein has product MLHRKALVPVVPGLFSFQTYYLFHNISRSRWVSSYMYAQPRAQQFLRPLAVWLAIICLSSFTAIDKPAYRLFTATGKATDYDKMLKELAKADVVFFGEQHNDPMGHWLELQLTKDLAQLKQGQFVLGMEMLERDVQPLVDQYTTGELDDKAFEEQSRPWPNYGTDYKPLLQLAKQQKFRVVGTNVPRRYASQVAKGSLVTLNELPAEEKAWMAPLPITVDYELPGYKNMAKMFGGDAAHAAGVQNIIQAQALKDATMAHFLTQARAEGQLLLHLNGSYHSDNHDGIIAYLRQTNPKLKVLTISTVSQEQLSKLDKENEQKADFVLVIPTDMTKTY; this is encoded by the coding sequence TTGTTACACAGAAAAGCCTTGGTGCCGGTGGTGCCAGGGCTTTTCTCGTTTCAAACCTACTACCTGTTCCATAACATTTCCCGCAGTCGGTGGGTATCTTCGTATATGTACGCACAACCCCGAGCCCAACAGTTTTTGCGGCCCCTTGCCGTTTGGCTGGCCATTATTTGCCTTTCCAGTTTCACCGCCATCGACAAGCCCGCCTACCGCCTTTTCACGGCCACTGGTAAAGCCACTGACTACGACAAGATGCTCAAAGAGCTGGCGAAAGCCGATGTGGTGTTCTTCGGTGAGCAGCACAACGACCCCATGGGACACTGGCTGGAACTGCAACTCACCAAAGATCTAGCTCAACTCAAGCAAGGGCAATTTGTGCTCGGCATGGAAATGCTGGAACGCGACGTGCAGCCGCTGGTCGATCAGTATACCACTGGAGAGCTTGACGATAAGGCATTCGAGGAGCAAAGCCGCCCCTGGCCCAACTACGGCACCGACTATAAGCCCCTGTTGCAACTGGCTAAGCAGCAAAAGTTTCGAGTAGTTGGTACCAACGTGCCCCGGCGCTATGCTTCCCAAGTAGCTAAAGGCAGCCTCGTAACCCTGAATGAGCTACCCGCCGAGGAAAAAGCCTGGATGGCGCCCTTGCCTATCACGGTTGATTATGAACTGCCGGGCTACAAGAATATGGCGAAGATGTTTGGCGGCGACGCTGCCCACGCGGCTGGCGTGCAGAACATTATTCAGGCACAAGCTCTGAAAGACGCCACCATGGCGCACTTCCTAACCCAAGCCCGCGCCGAAGGCCAGTTGCTGCTACACCTCAACGGCAGCTACCACTCCGACAACCACGACGGCATCATTGCTTATTTGCGTCAAACCAACCCGAAGCTGAAGGTGCTTACCATCAGTACGGTTTCGCAGGAACAGCTAAGCAAGCTAGACAAGGAAAACGAGCAGAAAGCCGATTTTGTGTTGGTGATACCCACCGACATGACCAAAACCTATTGA
- a CDS encoding GNAT family N-acetyltransferase, producing the protein MHYREAELADIPALFDVRYSVTENVLHNRALVTVADTEDYLTRRGKGWVCETDGQIIGFAIADLQDHSIWALFLRPEYVGHGIGKRLHRLMLDWYFAQTSEAVWLSTGPGTRAEEFYRRQGWRETGHTASGEVRFEMTKEEWQSRPTDLR; encoded by the coding sequence ATGCACTACCGCGAAGCAGAACTCGCCGATATTCCAGCCCTGTTCGATGTGCGGTATTCTGTGACCGAAAACGTGCTGCATAACCGCGCGTTGGTTACCGTAGCAGATACCGAAGACTACCTCACCCGCCGGGGCAAAGGGTGGGTGTGCGAGACAGATGGGCAGATAATAGGCTTTGCCATTGCCGATTTGCAGGACCATAGCATATGGGCCTTGTTCTTACGCCCCGAATATGTTGGCCACGGGATAGGAAAGCGTCTGCACCGCCTGATGCTAGACTGGTACTTCGCGCAGACATCGGAGGCCGTATGGCTCAGCACGGGCCCCGGTACCAGAGCTGAGGAGTTTTACCGGCGCCAGGGCTGGCGAGAAACGGGTCACACGGCTAGTGGTGAGGTACGGTTCGAAATGACGAAAGAGGAGTGGCAGAGCCGACCAACTGATCTTAGATAA
- a CDS encoding MBL fold metallo-hydrolase — translation MRVFCWSFLLLLNTLLPQAFAQQSTSFTVVPLGVKGGLDEGNLSAYLVAPVGTTSYVALDAGSLHQGIEKAIANKVFSVKADTVLRNYIKAYLLSHAHLDHVAGLLLNAPDDAPKPIYGLSECLTVMQRDYFNWHAWPNFGNGGNPPALRKYQLHELAPRQTTAIEHTSLSVQCFPLSHGAAYQSAAFLLESKGAYLLYLGDTGADELEKSHNLRDLWQAVQPLVVAGKLKAIFIEASYPNEQPDNQLFGHLTPMRLMQELSVLGQLAGAKALRGLPVVVTHLKPTAANEAAIRKQLKEANKLQVKLLFPEQGQRLDF, via the coding sequence ATGCGTGTTTTCTGTTGGAGCTTCCTATTGCTACTAAATACGTTGTTGCCCCAAGCGTTTGCGCAGCAATCCACCTCTTTTACCGTGGTTCCACTCGGGGTGAAAGGCGGCCTCGATGAAGGCAACCTTTCGGCGTATCTGGTAGCGCCGGTCGGCACTACATCCTATGTTGCCCTCGATGCGGGAAGCTTACACCAAGGCATAGAAAAAGCTATTGCCAACAAGGTGTTTTCTGTGAAAGCAGATACTGTGCTGCGCAACTATATCAAAGCCTACCTACTTTCGCACGCCCACCTCGACCATGTAGCCGGCTTACTGCTCAACGCCCCCGACGATGCGCCGAAGCCCATTTACGGCTTATCCGAGTGCCTGACGGTCATGCAACGAGACTATTTCAACTGGCATGCGTGGCCTAATTTCGGGAATGGCGGCAATCCGCCGGCGTTGCGTAAGTATCAACTACATGAACTAGCACCGCGGCAGACAACCGCTATTGAGCACACTTCCCTGAGCGTGCAGTGCTTCCCGTTGAGCCACGGAGCAGCCTATCAAAGCGCCGCCTTCCTACTTGAAAGCAAGGGAGCGTATCTGCTGTATCTAGGTGACACGGGAGCCGATGAGCTAGAAAAGTCGCACAACTTGCGGGACCTGTGGCAAGCAGTTCAACCGTTGGTGGTTGCTGGCAAACTCAAGGCCATTTTCATCGAGGCATCCTATCCAAACGAGCAGCCCGATAACCAGCTATTCGGTCACCTAACGCCCATGCGCCTCATGCAAGAGTTGAGCGTTCTTGGGCAGCTAGCAGGAGCAAAAGCCTTGCGTGGCCTTCCCGTTGTCGTCACGCATCTGAAACCAACGGCCGCTAATGAAGCGGCTATCAGGAAGCAATTGAAGGAAGCTAACAAACTACAAGTGAAGTTGCTATTCCCCGAGCAGGGGCAGCGGCTGGATTTTTGA
- a CDS encoding PH domain-containing protein, with translation MVEVSKEGDSAVFNVKGLHKLWAFKSQIQIPLAHIRGARQDAEALKGWWKGFRAPGTHVPGLITAGTFYQDDKRIFWDVHNSENAVIIDLVHDEYNQLIVEVEDPAAVIALLERE, from the coding sequence ATGGTCGAAGTAAGCAAGGAAGGTGACAGCGCCGTGTTCAATGTGAAAGGTTTGCACAAGCTATGGGCGTTCAAAAGCCAAATTCAGATTCCTTTGGCGCACATACGGGGCGCCCGGCAAGATGCGGAAGCACTAAAAGGCTGGTGGAAAGGCTTTAGAGCGCCGGGCACGCACGTACCGGGTTTGATAACCGCAGGTACTTTCTACCAAGACGATAAGCGCATCTTCTGGGACGTGCACAACTCCGAAAATGCGGTTATTATCGACTTGGTGCATGACGAATACAACCAGCTTATTGTCGAAGTGGAAGACCCCGCGGCGGTAATTGCTTTATTAGAAAGAGAGTAG
- a CDS encoding HesB/IscA family protein, translating to MATAVAKLAPINLTPRALEEVRIILRDKNVPAEYGLRVGVQGGGCSGMSYLLGFDKAKDQDETFDLDGVLLIMDKKHAMYVMGMEVDFQDGLNARGFVFNNPQAKSTCGCGSSFSA from the coding sequence ATGGCTACCGCCGTTGCTAAGCTTGCTCCTATCAACCTCACGCCCCGCGCTTTGGAAGAGGTTCGTATTATTCTGCGCGATAAGAATGTGCCTGCTGAATACGGCCTGCGCGTAGGCGTTCAGGGCGGTGGCTGCTCGGGCATGAGTTATCTGCTCGGCTTCGATAAAGCAAAAGACCAAGACGAAACTTTCGACCTCGATGGCGTGCTGCTCATCATGGATAAAAAGCACGCCATGTACGTAATGGGCATGGAAGTCGACTTCCAAGATGGCCTCAACGCTCGTGGTTTCGTTTTCAATAATCCCCAAGCCAAAAGCACTTGTGGCTGCGGCTCGTCTTTCTCGGCCTAA
- a CDS encoding DUF7935 family protein, with the protein MDTTAYLFDLLKIILPALIVAGSIFYLIQQYLEKEQQRRVIELRLEATKTTLPLRLQALERVTLLLERITPNNILIRLGSAGQTAPDYYRLLLQEIRAEYEHNLSQQLYMSPDTWAEVKGAKEHILTVINKSYQGLAQPQQARGTELAKRVLETLINEEVDPTERALNAVKREAAGLF; encoded by the coding sequence ATGGATACCACTGCTTACCTCTTCGACTTACTGAAAATTATTTTGCCGGCGCTGATTGTGGCCGGCTCCATTTTTTATCTGATCCAGCAATACCTGGAGAAAGAGCAGCAACGGCGGGTAATTGAACTGCGGCTCGAAGCAACCAAAACGACGTTGCCCCTGCGGTTGCAGGCACTAGAGCGCGTAACGCTGCTACTAGAGCGCATCACCCCCAACAATATCCTGATTCGGTTGGGGAGTGCTGGCCAAACCGCCCCCGATTATTATCGTCTCTTGCTTCAAGAAATTCGGGCCGAATACGAGCACAACCTGTCCCAACAACTCTACATGAGCCCCGACACGTGGGCCGAAGTCAAAGGCGCTAAAGAGCACATCCTCACTGTCATCAACAAGTCGTATCAAGGACTAGCGCAGCCTCAGCAAGCCCGCGGCACTGAATTGGCTAAGCGTGTCCTTGAAACGCTAATAAACGAGGAAGTTGATCCGACGGAACGCGCCCTTAATGCCGTAAAGCGCGAAGCAGCAGGTCTGTTTTAG
- a CDS encoding 5' nucleotidase, NT5C type, whose translation MVKSRIAVDMDEVIADSISRFQEWYGTDFEISITREQLHGRKMRDIIAPEHKPALREYPNRPGFFKDLPIIADSQRVLREMAQRHELFIATAAMEFPNSFVDKYNWLKQHFDFIPWRNIVFCGDKSIINADYLIDDNAFNFDGFRGEGLLFDAPHNAHETRYRRVHSWQEIGKMFL comes from the coding sequence ATGGTAAAATCACGCATTGCCGTGGACATGGACGAGGTAATTGCCGATTCCATCTCCCGGTTTCAGGAATGGTATGGAACGGATTTTGAAATCTCCATAACCCGGGAGCAGCTGCACGGCAGAAAGATGCGCGACATCATAGCCCCCGAGCATAAGCCCGCCTTACGTGAATATCCTAACCGGCCCGGCTTTTTCAAGGATCTGCCCATCATTGCCGATAGCCAGCGCGTATTACGCGAAATGGCTCAACGCCACGAGTTGTTTATTGCCACTGCCGCCATGGAGTTTCCCAACTCCTTTGTAGACAAGTACAACTGGCTCAAACAGCACTTCGACTTCATTCCCTGGCGCAACATCGTGTTCTGCGGCGACAAGAGCATCATCAACGCCGACTACCTCATCGACGATAATGCCTTCAACTTCGACGGCTTCCGCGGCGAAGGTCTCTTGTTTGATGCCCCACACAACGCCCACGAAACCCGCTACCGGCGCGTACACAGCTGGCAGGAAATAGGGAAAATGTTTCTATAA
- the bshA gene encoding N-acetyl-alpha-D-glucosaminyl L-malate synthase BshA, whose amino-acid sequence MNIGIVCYPTFGGSGVVATELGKALALKGHRVHFITYSQPVRLDFFNENLFYHEVYIPPYPLFQFPPYELALASKMVDIVQNEKLDVLHVHYAIPHASAAYMAKQILITKGIRVPVITTLHGTDITLVGKDASYEPVVTFSINQSDGVTAVSADLRKETYAYFAIEKDIVVIPNFINLDRFKKQDKSHFKAAIAPEGEKLLIHTSNFRSVKRVEDVVQIFDGVRKQVPSKLLLVGDGPDRPRIEKLCRDLGLTSNDVRFLGKLEAVEEVLSVSDLFLMPSEKESFGLAALEAMSCEVPVISTNAGGIPELNEHGITGMVSNVGDIADMVKNALYVLKDENLPRFKAAARAHAETFATDKIVPHYEACYQRAIDAQLAEV is encoded by the coding sequence ATGAACATAGGTATCGTTTGTTACCCCACCTTCGGCGGCTCCGGCGTCGTGGCAACTGAACTCGGCAAGGCGTTGGCTCTGAAAGGTCACCGCGTGCATTTTATCACCTATAGCCAACCCGTACGCCTCGACTTCTTCAACGAGAACCTGTTCTACCACGAAGTATACATTCCGCCGTATCCACTGTTCCAGTTCCCGCCCTACGAGTTGGCACTGGCGAGCAAAATGGTGGACATTGTCCAGAACGAAAAGCTGGATGTACTGCATGTACATTATGCCATTCCACACGCCTCGGCGGCCTATATGGCCAAGCAAATTCTTATCACGAAAGGCATTCGGGTTCCCGTCATCACCACCCTGCACGGCACCGACATCACGCTCGTTGGCAAAGATGCCAGCTACGAGCCTGTTGTCACGTTCAGCATCAACCAGTCGGATGGCGTAACGGCAGTTTCGGCGGACTTGCGCAAGGAGACGTACGCTTACTTTGCCATCGAGAAAGACATCGTAGTGATACCGAATTTCATCAACCTCGACCGGTTCAAGAAGCAAGACAAATCGCACTTTAAGGCAGCTATTGCGCCCGAAGGCGAAAAGCTACTTATCCATACGTCCAACTTCCGCTCGGTGAAGCGCGTGGAAGACGTGGTACAAATCTTTGATGGGGTACGCAAGCAAGTGCCTTCTAAGCTCCTGCTTGTGGGGGATGGACCAGACCGCCCCCGTATTGAGAAGTTGTGCCGCGACTTAGGTCTAACCAGCAATGATGTGCGTTTCTTGGGCAAACTAGAAGCCGTAGAGGAAGTGCTAAGCGTATCGGACTTATTTTTGATGCCTTCCGAGAAGGAAAGCTTCGGCCTTGCCGCGTTGGAGGCAATGTCCTGCGAAGTGCCCGTCATCAGCACCAACGCCGGCGGTATTCCGGAGCTAAATGAGCACGGCATAACCGGCATGGTCAGCAACGTGGGCGACATTGCCGATATGGTGAAAAACGCCTTGTACGTGCTAAAGGACGAGAATCTACCGCGTTTCAAAGCCGCCGCCCGCGCCCACGCCGAAACCTTCGCAACCGATAAAATAGTGCCTCATTATGAAGCCTGCTACCAACGTGCGATAGACGCGCAGTTGGCAGAGGTGTAA
- a CDS encoding glycoside hydrolase family 3 N-terminal domain-containing protein: MPYDDVARPRSVAEQNWVDSVFTSLTPDQRLGQLFMVAAYSNKDKRHAQSIENLIRNQNIGGLMFLQGGPRRQAALTNRYQAAAKVPLLISLDAEWGLDMRLDSSMHFAKQMTLGAMDDDQYVYQMGREIALKMKTLGVHISFSPVMDINSNPDNPVIGNRSFGEDKEQVAKRGIQYLRGLQDHGIIAVVKHFPGHGDTDVDSHVALPVINSDLAHLTNVDLYPFQQAIQSGVMGVMVGHLYMPLFDTVRSVSATVSRNLVTGLLKEKMAYKGLVFTDALNMKSVSNLYKPGQLDALALLAGNDVLLFSEDVPVALTKIKEAIAAGTISQEDVDQRVRKILRAKFWAGLNHIQPIDVRNLMTNLNRPQSRTVAQEIFEHATTVVKNQDNLLPFLRLDTLRVATVTIGAGTGSTLGEIMGKYQSGPVYPVPNRYAPDTTFARLLPRLAPYNTVVVTLHNMNNTPTHNYGIGDGALKFIKELQANPKIKTVVVAMGNAYALKYLDSARTLVCGYEDTYAAQLVVPQVLFGALPAKGRLPVTVTPELKAGTGIPTPDLRRLRYATPESEGLDSKVLAQIDNIALETVAYAAAPGCQVIVAKNGAVVFDKSYGYCTYDKTQPVNESTLYDLASVTKVAGTLQAIMYLKDQGTLNLDSKVSSYLPELKQSNKKDMTVREVLLHQAGLKAGIPTWEKTITKTGPKPTFYASTSATGFPNEVTPSLFSVQTAEDSVWLWVQRSSLLPKVKGKYPVEYSDLSFIILKRVAEKLLNQPIENFLDRQFYKPLGLGTMTYNPLAKFPQSCIAPTENDTYFRRTQLQGTVHDQTAAMIGGVGGHAGLFANANDLAILMQMNLQNGRYGGRNYFQAPVVTEFARSTVAGNRHGLGWDHGDPSKPEGPTSNLSPASTFGHTGFTGTCVWMDPENKILYIFLSNRVYPDAGNNKLRQYNIRTRIHDVIYKSLLKS, from the coding sequence GTGCCCTACGACGATGTCGCCCGGCCCCGGTCAGTAGCCGAGCAAAACTGGGTGGATAGCGTGTTCACCTCGCTCACGCCCGATCAGCGCCTCGGCCAACTGTTTATGGTGGCCGCTTACTCCAATAAGGACAAGCGCCACGCCCAATCCATCGAAAACCTGATCCGCAACCAGAACATTGGTGGGCTGATGTTTTTGCAGGGTGGGCCGCGCCGTCAGGCAGCCCTTACCAACCGCTACCAAGCTGCCGCCAAGGTTCCGCTCCTGATTTCGCTGGACGCCGAGTGGGGCCTCGACATGCGCCTGGATTCGAGCATGCACTTCGCCAAGCAAATGACGCTGGGCGCCATGGACGACGACCAGTACGTGTACCAGATGGGCCGCGAAATCGCCTTGAAGATGAAGACGCTCGGGGTGCACATCAGCTTTTCGCCGGTGATGGACATCAACTCCAACCCCGACAATCCCGTCATCGGTAATCGGTCATTCGGTGAAGACAAAGAACAAGTAGCCAAGCGCGGCATCCAGTACTTACGTGGCCTCCAAGACCACGGCATTATTGCTGTAGTGAAGCACTTCCCTGGCCACGGCGACACTGATGTGGATTCGCACGTTGCGCTGCCCGTCATCAACTCCGACTTGGCCCACCTCACCAACGTGGACTTGTACCCCTTTCAGCAGGCCATTCAGTCGGGCGTGATGGGCGTGATGGTGGGGCACCTCTACATGCCGCTCTTCGATACGGTACGTTCGGTGAGTGCTACCGTATCGCGCAACCTCGTCACGGGTTTGCTGAAAGAGAAGATGGCCTACAAAGGGCTGGTTTTCACGGACGCGCTCAACATGAAGAGTGTATCCAACCTCTACAAACCGGGGCAACTAGACGCCCTAGCCCTGCTGGCCGGCAACGACGTACTGCTCTTCTCGGAGGATGTGCCAGTGGCTTTGACCAAGATAAAGGAAGCCATTGCTGCCGGTACCATCTCGCAGGAAGACGTAGACCAGCGGGTGCGCAAGATTCTACGCGCCAAGTTTTGGGCCGGCCTCAACCATATCCAGCCCATCGATGTGCGCAACCTGATGACCAACCTGAACCGGCCTCAAAGCCGAACGGTGGCGCAGGAAATTTTCGAGCACGCCACTACTGTCGTCAAAAACCAAGACAACCTTCTCCCCTTCCTACGTCTCGATACATTGCGCGTAGCCACTGTTACTATTGGCGCGGGCACAGGCAGCACGTTAGGCGAAATTATGGGCAAGTACCAAAGCGGCCCGGTGTATCCGGTGCCCAACCGCTACGCCCCGGACACCACCTTTGCCCGCTTGCTGCCACGTTTGGCTCCTTACAATACGGTGGTTGTGACGCTGCACAACATGAACAACACGCCCACCCATAACTACGGCATTGGGGATGGAGCGCTCAAATTCATCAAAGAGCTTCAAGCCAACCCAAAGATTAAAACGGTAGTGGTAGCCATGGGCAATGCCTATGCGCTGAAGTATCTGGATAGTGCGCGCACGTTGGTTTGCGGCTATGAAGACACCTACGCAGCGCAGCTCGTGGTGCCGCAAGTGCTGTTTGGGGCACTGCCCGCCAAAGGCCGCCTGCCCGTAACCGTCACGCCAGAGCTGAAAGCCGGCACTGGCATCCCAACTCCTGACCTGCGCCGTCTCCGCTATGCTACACCAGAAAGCGAAGGACTCGACTCGAAAGTGCTGGCTCAAATCGATAATATTGCGCTGGAGACGGTTGCGTACGCAGCAGCTCCCGGCTGCCAGGTAATTGTGGCTAAGAATGGGGCCGTAGTATTCGACAAAAGCTACGGGTACTGCACCTACGACAAGACGCAGCCGGTAAACGAGAGTACCTTGTACGACCTAGCCTCTGTGACCAAAGTAGCGGGCACCTTGCAGGCCATCATGTACCTTAAGGACCAAGGCACCCTGAATCTGGACAGCAAAGTATCGTCGTATCTGCCTGAGCTCAAGCAATCCAACAAGAAGGACATGACAGTACGCGAAGTGCTGTTGCACCAAGCAGGTTTGAAAGCGGGTATTCCGACTTGGGAGAAAACCATAACCAAGACCGGGCCGAAGCCCACTTTTTACGCCAGTACTAGCGCTACGGGCTTCCCCAACGAAGTAACGCCTTCCCTTTTCAGCGTCCAGACTGCTGAAGATTCGGTGTGGCTGTGGGTGCAGCGCTCCAGCTTGTTGCCAAAAGTAAAAGGCAAATATCCGGTTGAGTACAGCGACTTAAGCTTTATCATCCTGAAGCGGGTAGCAGAAAAGCTGCTCAATCAGCCCATCGAGAACTTCTTGGATCGGCAGTTCTACAAGCCGCTGGGCTTGGGCACGATGACCTACAACCCGCTGGCCAAGTTTCCGCAGTCGTGCATTGCGCCCACCGAAAACGACACGTATTTCCGTCGTACGCAATTGCAAGGCACCGTGCATGACCAAACGGCGGCTATGATTGGTGGAGTTGGCGGCCATGCGGGTTTGTTTGCCAATGCCAACGACTTGGCGATTCTGATGCAGATGAACCTGCAAAACGGCCGGTACGGTGGGCGCAATTACTTCCAAGCGCCGGTCGTGACAGAGTTTGCGCGCAGCACGGTAGCAGGCAATCGGCACGGCTTGGGCTGGGACCATGGCGACCCAAGCAAGCCTGAGGGCCCGACTTCTAACCTCTCGCCGGCCAGCACGTTTGGACATACAGGCTTTACGGGTACCTGCGTTTGGATGGACCCCGAAAACAAAATCCTCTACATCTTTCTTTCCAATCGGGTGTACCCCGACGCTGGCAACAACAAGCTGCGTCAGTACAACATTCGCACCCGTATTCACGACGTTATTTACAAGTCGCTACTGAAATCATGA
- the mutL gene encoding DNA mismatch repair endonuclease MutL: MADIIQLLPEYLANQIAAGEVVQRPASAVKELLENAVDAGATQIQLIIKDAGKQLVQVVDNGAGMSATDARMSLERHATSKIRTTDDLFRIRTLGFRGEALASIAAVAQVELRTKPRDQDTGTLLLVEGSQITSQQPVACPDGTSISVKNLFFNVPARRNFLKSNAVEMRHILDEFQHIALANPQIAFSLFQNDLEVFNLPSGKLSQRIVSLLGNGYKEQLAACEEVTPFITVRGFIGKPESAKKSRGDQFFFVNNRFIRSAYLNHAVLTAYEGLLPKDTYPFYVLFLDLDPKSIDINVHPTKTEIKFEDEKTVYAIVRAAVKQSLGLHNMAPSLDFEGDVNFAPIQPLNLGGSQKSTFDPNNFRPDALASAASQAAQPAPREPRTSNSNSSGTQRSDAYERQVPPRPTEQAKRELEEFYKSLSQVNVPDVEREATAIGVPVPSASALTAAQTAAEAPEPVAAKPPVIPAPVLPSATPAAPPQLPLRESSGSTGGKVLQLHQQYLLVPVKSGLMLIDQAAARERILYEQYAQDLERETGTSQTLLFPRTVTFSPQDFAVLREVEEALRALGFRFSDFGKNTIAVEGIPAEVPARDEKELLESLIEQFRNSAGPVKLERREQMARALARRVATTAATARLSDTEMTALVDRLFACQIPGYTPDGRRTLVMLEMNQLQAFFTR, translated from the coding sequence ATGGCCGACATAATTCAGCTGCTTCCCGAATATCTGGCCAACCAAATTGCGGCTGGTGAGGTGGTGCAGCGCCCGGCCTCGGCAGTAAAAGAACTGCTCGAAAACGCCGTCGATGCGGGCGCTACCCAAATTCAACTTATTATCAAAGATGCCGGCAAACAGCTGGTTCAAGTGGTCGACAATGGGGCGGGCATGAGTGCCACCGATGCCCGCATGAGCCTCGAGCGCCACGCTACCAGTAAGATCCGGACCACCGACGATTTGTTCCGTATTCGCACGCTCGGCTTCCGGGGCGAAGCGCTGGCTTCTATTGCGGCCGTAGCTCAGGTGGAGCTGCGCACCAAGCCCCGCGACCAAGACACCGGCACGCTGCTACTCGTGGAAGGCTCGCAGATCACCAGCCAGCAACCCGTAGCGTGCCCCGATGGCACCAGCATCAGCGTGAAAAATTTGTTTTTCAACGTGCCGGCCCGCCGTAACTTCCTCAAGAGCAATGCCGTGGAAATGCGGCACATCCTCGACGAGTTTCAGCACATTGCCTTGGCTAATCCGCAGATAGCGTTTTCGCTGTTTCAAAACGACCTCGAAGTGTTCAACCTGCCGTCGGGCAAGCTGAGCCAGCGTATTGTGAGCTTGCTTGGCAACGGCTATAAAGAGCAACTAGCAGCATGCGAAGAAGTAACGCCGTTCATTACCGTCCGGGGCTTCATTGGCAAGCCGGAATCGGCCAAGAAAAGCCGTGGCGACCAGTTTTTTTTCGTCAACAACCGCTTCATTCGCTCGGCCTACCTCAACCACGCTGTGCTGACGGCCTACGAGGGGTTGCTGCCCAAAGACACGTACCCGTTCTACGTGCTGTTTCTGGACCTCGACCCGAAGTCCATTGACATCAACGTGCACCCTACCAAAACCGAAATCAAGTTCGAGGACGAGAAAACGGTGTACGCCATTGTGCGCGCCGCGGTGAAGCAGTCGTTGGGATTGCACAATATGGCGCCCTCTTTGGATTTCGAGGGCGACGTGAACTTTGCGCCCATTCAGCCCCTAAACCTAGGAGGTAGCCAGAAAAGCACCTTTGACCCGAACAACTTCCGGCCCGATGCCTTGGCGTCGGCGGCCTCGCAGGCAGCACAGCCGGCGCCCCGGGAGCCACGCACTAGCAACAGCAATTCTAGCGGCACTCAACGCTCCGATGCGTACGAGCGGCAGGTACCGCCCCGGCCTACCGAGCAAGCCAAGCGCGAGCTAGAGGAGTTCTATAAGTCGCTAAGCCAAGTCAACGTGCCCGATGTAGAGCGCGAGGCTACGGCCATTGGGGTACCGGTTCCGTCGGCGTCGGCCCTCACGGCTGCGCAAACTGCCGCAGAGGCTCCGGAGCCAGTGGCCGCTAAGCCGCCTGTTATTCCTGCGCCCGTACTACCGTCCGCAACGCCTGCTGCGCCGCCTCAGTTACCCCTGCGTGAAAGCAGTGGCAGCACCGGCGGCAAGGTGTTGCAACTCCATCAGCAGTACCTGCTGGTGCCCGTTAAGTCGGGGTTGATGCTGATTGATCAGGCGGCAGCGCGGGAGCGGATTCTCTACGAGCAATATGCCCAGGATTTAGAGCGCGAAACAGGCACGTCCCAGACGTTGTTGTTTCCGCGTACGGTCACTTTCTCGCCCCAGGACTTTGCTGTGCTGCGAGAAGTAGAGGAAGCCTTACGTGCGCTAGGGTTCCGGTTCTCAGACTTTGGTAAGAACACAATTGCTGTAGAAGGCATTCCGGCCGAGGTTCCCGCCCGCGACGAAAAAGAATTGCTAGAAAGCCTGATCGAGCAATTCCGCAACAGCGCGGGTCCGGTTAAGCTAGAGCGCCGCGAGCAAATGGCCCGCGCGCTGGCTCGCCGCGTGGCCACTACCGCCGCCACCGCCCGCCTCTCCGACACTGAAATGACGGCCCTAGTGGATCGGCTCTTTGCTTGCCAAATACCCGGCTACACGCCCGACGGCCGCCGGACCTTGGTAATGCTAGAAATGAACCAGCTGCAAGCCTTCTTTACGCGCTGA